The Raoultibacter phocaeensis genome contains a region encoding:
- a CDS encoding lantibiotic protection ABC transporter ATP-binding protein gives MECMLETQGLTKRFGRGDSAQTAVADVDLHIGKGEVYGLLGPNGAGKSTTLKMICGMLRPTEGRILFDGHPWQRDDLYAIGSLIEEAPIYPNLTARENLAVRTALFGLPDERIDEVLRTVDLANTDKKRAGRFSMGMKQRLGIALALIAHPRLLILDEPTNGLDPIGIEELRDLIRSFPERGITVLVSSHILSEVQQMADRIGIIYEGRLAYEDVLRPDEDLERLFMDVCRKGRAA, from the coding sequence ATGGAATGCATGCTCGAAACGCAGGGGCTCACCAAGCGCTTCGGTCGGGGCGATAGCGCCCAGACGGCCGTGGCCGATGTGGACCTGCATATAGGAAAGGGCGAGGTGTACGGGCTTTTGGGGCCGAACGGCGCAGGTAAGTCGACTACGCTCAAGATGATCTGCGGAATGCTGCGCCCCACGGAAGGCCGAATCCTCTTCGACGGGCATCCGTGGCAGCGCGACGACCTCTACGCGATCGGCTCGCTTATCGAGGAGGCGCCGATCTACCCCAACCTCACCGCACGTGAGAACCTTGCAGTGCGTACGGCGCTCTTCGGCCTTCCGGACGAGCGGATCGACGAGGTGCTTCGCACGGTCGACCTCGCAAACACCGACAAGAAGCGCGCAGGCCGCTTTTCGATGGGCATGAAGCAGAGGCTGGGCATCGCGCTTGCGCTCATCGCGCACCCGCGCCTTCTCATCTTAGACGAGCCTACCAACGGGCTCGATCCCATCGGCATCGAAGAGTTGCGCGACCTGATCCGCTCGTTTCCCGAGCGCGGCATTACAGTGCTTGTGTCGAGCCACATACTCTCCGAGGTGCAGCAGATGGCCGACCGTATCGGCATCATCTACGAAGGAAGGCTTGCCTACGAGGACGTGCTGCGCCCGGACGAGGATCTCGAGCGGCTCTTCATGGATGTATGTCGGAAGGGAAGGGCGGCATGA
- a CDS encoding serine hydrolase domain-containing protein, which produces MVLNEKDIRKYCKDKPRVILTIATHEKGIDEIRSFGNNGAPVTPETRSYEIGSISKVVLSTLLAKCLEEGLLSLNDTIDRYIDLPPECSYPTILQLATHTSSYADPDLFDSKLAALSWSFSSSKKQFNPFARFGSNWLIDSIVKASRKPRKTEGRFRYSNFGYSVLGRTLGEAMNSAYYDYITSYIREDLGLSSTSCNSNEFPMVHGFKKDNDLGNWIWLDDSAYAPAGCICSTAADMLAFAKMNLYDEKSYLTYSHQKRASDKHLDVGLGWILEKDDDIIWHNGETGLFHAVLAFSKKRERAVVVLSNCITSMLMPEDALALSIIKGE; this is translated from the coding sequence ATGGTGCTCAATGAAAAGGACATCCGGAAATACTGCAAGGACAAGCCTCGCGTAATCCTCACCATTGCGACGCACGAAAAAGGCATCGACGAGATCAGAAGTTTCGGCAACAACGGCGCGCCCGTCACGCCAGAAACCCGTTCGTACGAAATAGGCTCCATTTCAAAGGTCGTCCTCTCGACCCTTCTTGCAAAATGCCTGGAGGAAGGCTTATTGAGCCTGAATGACACCATCGATCGATACATCGATCTGCCTCCTGAATGCAGCTACCCGACCATCCTTCAGCTTGCAACCCACACTTCCAGCTACGCCGACCCCGATCTTTTCGACTCCAAACTCGCTGCTCTTTCCTGGTCTTTCTCTTCGAGCAAAAAGCAGTTCAACCCGTTCGCTCGCTTCGGATCCAACTGGCTCATCGATTCGATAGTCAAGGCTTCGCGCAAGCCGCGAAAGACGGAAGGGCGCTTCCGCTACTCGAACTTCGGGTATTCGGTGTTGGGGCGGACGCTCGGAGAGGCGATGAACAGCGCGTATTACGATTACATCACCTCTTACATCAGGGAAGACCTGGGGCTTTCGTCTACTTCCTGCAACTCGAACGAATTTCCTATGGTTCACGGTTTCAAAAAAGACAACGATCTGGGAAATTGGATATGGCTCGATGATTCTGCGTATGCTCCCGCCGGATGCATCTGCTCGACTGCGGCGGATATGCTCGCATTTGCCAAGATGAACCTGTACGACGAGAAAAGCTACCTCACTTACAGCCACCAAAAGCGGGCTTCCGACAAGCATCTCGATGTGGGGCTCGGGTGGATACTCGAAAAAGACGACGACATCATATGGCACAACGGCGAAACGGGTTTGTTTCATGCCGTTCTTGCCTTCAGCAAGAAGAGGGAACGAGCCGTGGTGGTGCTCTCGAATTGCATCACCAGCATGCTTATGCCCGAGGATGCGCTTGCCCTTTCGATCATCAAGGGCGAATAG
- a CDS encoding GNAT family N-acetyltransferase produces the protein MNHMITEVTSNKKDYLDLLLLADESEDMIDRYLDDGRLFVLNDEGVKCVAVVVALGAEECELKNIATYPEHQNKGYGKAMVDYLSEQYLGEFKVMYVGTGDVPKILRFYERCGFRISHRDENFFIDNYDHPMFEDGIQLRDMVYLRKDA, from the coding sequence ATGAACCATATGATTACCGAGGTCACCTCGAATAAGAAAGACTACCTGGACCTGCTGCTGTTGGCAGACGAGTCGGAAGACATGATCGACAGGTACTTGGACGACGGAAGGCTTTTCGTCCTTAACGACGAGGGAGTCAAATGCGTCGCGGTCGTGGTTGCGTTGGGCGCCGAGGAATGCGAACTCAAAAACATAGCCACCTATCCCGAGCATCAGAACAAGGGATACGGCAAGGCGATGGTCGACTACCTTTCCGAGCAGTACCTGGGCGAATTCAAAGTCATGTACGTCGGCACGGGCGACGTGCCGAAGATCCTGAGATTCTACGAGCGCTGCGGCTTCCGCATCTCGCACCGAGACGAGAACTTCTTCATCGACAACTACGACCACCCCATGTTCGAAGACGGCATCCAGCTGCGCGACATGGTCTATCTCCGCAAGGACGCGTGA
- a CDS encoding flavodoxin family protein: MGKRIVVLNGSPRKKGNTSALVREFTKGALEAGHEVTAFLLHDMDIKGCKGCWGGGKNPESPCTIKDDMDSIYPAYQEADVVVLASPLYYWSISGQLKTAFDRLFAVAERDSGYRNPVKGSVLLMVAEGNGFEESVYWYERLMTHIDWTDLGRVLAGGVHHPGDIEDRSELEEAFELGRRI; the protein is encoded by the coding sequence ATGGGAAAGCGCATAGTCGTATTGAACGGAAGCCCGAGAAAGAAAGGCAATACCTCCGCTCTGGTTCGGGAGTTTACCAAGGGGGCGTTAGAAGCCGGCCATGAGGTTACCGCGTTTCTTTTGCATGATATGGACATCAAGGGCTGCAAAGGCTGTTGGGGCGGGGGCAAAAACCCCGAAAGCCCATGCACGATAAAGGACGACATGGATTCGATCTACCCGGCTTACCAGGAGGCTGACGTGGTGGTGCTTGCCTCGCCCCTGTATTATTGGAGTATAAGCGGCCAGCTCAAAACCGCTTTCGACCGCCTATTCGCTGTTGCCGAGAGGGATTCCGGCTATCGAAACCCGGTGAAGGGTTCCGTGCTGTTGATGGTGGCCGAAGGAAACGGGTTCGAAGAATCCGTCTATTGGTACGAGCGTCTGATGACCCATATCGATTGGACTGATCTCGGCCGCGTGCTGGCGGGCGGGGTTCATCATCCGGGAGATATAGAAGACCGCAGTGAGCTGGAAGAGGCGTTCGAACTGGGGCGGCGGATCTGA
- a CDS encoding winged helix-turn-helix transcriptional regulator: MNFSSIEEADLEQSGFSYTLSLISGKYKMAILYCLMEYKVVRYNEIKRYLKTISHKTLSTVLKQLEADGLVHREEYPQIPPKVEYSLTERGKSLIPILDSMCLWGEKNR; the protein is encoded by the coding sequence ATGAATTTCAGCTCGATCGAAGAAGCCGACTTAGAGCAATCGGGGTTCAGCTACACCCTGTCTCTGATCAGCGGAAAGTATAAAATGGCGATTCTGTACTGCCTCATGGAATACAAGGTGGTCAGATACAACGAGATCAAGAGGTACCTTAAAACCATCTCCCACAAAACCCTGAGCACGGTGCTGAAACAGCTTGAAGCAGACGGGTTGGTTCATCGGGAAGAGTACCCGCAAATACCTCCGAAAGTCGAGTACAGTCTTACCGAAAGGGGCAAATCGCTCATACCCATCCTCGACAGCATGTGCCTTTGGGGAGAGAAGAACCGGTAA
- a CDS encoding DUF169 domain-containing protein has translation MKSKIVDRFDFRIQPIGISFSDKKPDDAIEFPPDKRVCVVSMLLAASKGKTVAVSDETCACPGGAVGICRGDAFTRRNHKTAELLSTGIECDDPNELPKHVQYGERFFKSPEVVQRWKDALPYADAQTEYAVFRPLADFSDDEPPAIALLFANPDQLSALVIMSGYSRGSGLNVSAPFAAACQSILFAYDEIGSDEPKAILGGFDISQRHRLPKELLTLTMPFQLYREIEEGIDEGCITTEAWKRIEDRWSD, from the coding sequence ATGAAAAGCAAAATCGTTGATAGGTTTGATTTCCGCATACAGCCTATAGGGATATCGTTTTCTGACAAGAAGCCTGACGACGCCATCGAATTCCCCCCTGACAAAAGGGTATGTGTGGTATCGATGCTCCTTGCCGCTTCGAAGGGCAAGACGGTTGCCGTATCGGATGAAACGTGCGCGTGCCCGGGCGGTGCGGTTGGGATTTGCCGAGGCGACGCCTTTACGAGGAGAAACCATAAGACCGCAGAATTGCTTTCTACGGGCATCGAATGCGACGATCCGAACGAACTGCCGAAGCACGTCCAGTACGGCGAGCGTTTCTTCAAGTCGCCGGAAGTCGTGCAACGCTGGAAAGACGCCTTGCCTTATGCGGATGCGCAGACCGAGTATGCCGTCTTCAGGCCCCTTGCGGATTTCAGCGACGACGAGCCGCCGGCGATAGCGCTGCTCTTCGCGAACCCCGACCAGCTCTCGGCTCTTGTCATCATGTCGGGATATTCCAGGGGCAGCGGCCTCAATGTTTCAGCCCCCTTCGCAGCTGCCTGCCAATCCATTCTTTTTGCCTACGACGAAATCGGGAGCGATGAGCCGAAAGCCATACTGGGCGGATTCGACATCTCGCAAAGACATCGACTTCCCAAAGAGCTTCTCACCTTGACGATGCCCTTTCAGTTGTACCGAGAAATCGAGGAAGGAATCGACGAGGGTTGCATTACAACTGAGGCATGGAAGAGGATCGAGGACAGGTGGTCGGATTAA
- a CDS encoding DUF2269 family protein, translated as MKIRKTYASALRIVHISLGGLWLLGLVAMLACLAVPLDVAEGDRLGVYHAIDEWLVIPCAIAAVLSGLVLVKVKEEYSFGKHAWLLKKLVLCCSVMIGGYAFVKTPMLLWLVNSLGAPFSLALEETTLFLWLTVLAIALIGLVFRLSFSKSGTSSNERKGVFPMKKLTGSAVRAVKIVHLIGAMLWTGGIACILAALLTSVQQASPEAVLAQIALVETFDYFVIIPSVALCIAVGFMYGFRTGWGFAAHTWVLLKWVLFLVACVPAALFFLPLLEGMREFVVHYGLEALTMDGFNANLLILVAMVAVQLILSIVMIGISAYKPFKGKRRTGKRISERPQSERGSISRSPAGFNEAMEFSFDGDVLQK; from the coding sequence ATGAAGATTCGAAAAACATACGCATCGGCATTGCGAATCGTTCACATATCCTTGGGCGGCCTTTGGCTGTTGGGGCTCGTTGCAATGCTGGCTTGCTTGGCCGTTCCTCTTGACGTTGCGGAAGGGGATCGGCTCGGCGTCTATCACGCGATAGATGAGTGGCTCGTTATTCCTTGCGCGATAGCGGCTGTCTTGTCCGGCTTGGTTTTGGTCAAGGTAAAAGAGGAATACTCTTTCGGGAAGCATGCATGGCTCTTGAAAAAGCTCGTTCTCTGTTGCTCGGTCATGATAGGGGGCTATGCGTTCGTGAAGACCCCGATGCTTCTTTGGCTCGTCAACTCGCTGGGTGCTCCTTTCTCCCTCGCACTAGAAGAAACTACCCTTTTTCTTTGGCTTACTGTTTTGGCCATCGCTCTTATCGGCTTGGTATTTCGTTTGAGTTTTTCCAAATCTGGTACATCGTCCAATGAAAGAAAAGGAGTCTTCCCTATGAAAAAACTAACGGGTTCTGCTGTGCGAGCGGTAAAGATCGTCCACCTGATCGGGGCGATGTTATGGACGGGTGGCATCGCCTGCATACTCGCAGCCTTGTTGACCTCCGTGCAGCAGGCCAGCCCGGAAGCCGTCCTTGCTCAGATCGCTCTCGTTGAGACTTTCGACTACTTCGTCATCATTCCGAGTGTCGCCCTCTGCATTGCCGTGGGGTTCATGTACGGTTTTCGTACCGGTTGGGGTTTTGCTGCACATACATGGGTGCTGCTGAAATGGGTGCTTTTCTTGGTGGCCTGTGTTCCTGCCGCCCTGTTCTTCCTTCCCCTTCTCGAGGGGATGAGGGAGTTTGTCGTACACTACGGGTTGGAAGCTCTGACGATGGACGGCTTCAACGCCAATCTTCTTATCCTCGTTGCGATGGTGGCCGTACAGCTTATCTTGTCAATCGTCATGATAGGCATCTCGGCATATAAACCTTTCAAGGGGAAAAGGAGAACCGGCAAGCGAATATCGGAGCGCCCCCAATCGGAGCGAGGAAGCATATCGCGATCTCCTGCCGGTTTCAACGAGGCTATGGAGTTTTCTTTCGACGGCGATGTACTGCAAAAGTGA
- a CDS encoding MarR family winged helix-turn-helix transcriptional regulator yields MEHYTPSKAIAAAYRLSQSILRAKLATLSIEAQQADSLYVISNREGLSQQELSGLLSVSKSATTQAVKNMIAAGYVRKEVDAMDKRVSRLYLTEEGKAIAPRINEVFGELIDLHQEAFSAEERKQFEQLITKLVDELREKKSDISAKE; encoded by the coding sequence ATGGAGCACTACACTCCCAGCAAGGCCATTGCAGCGGCCTATCGGCTCAGTCAGTCCATCCTTCGAGCAAAGCTTGCCACTCTCAGCATCGAAGCTCAGCAAGCCGATTCCCTGTACGTTATTTCCAATAGGGAAGGCCTGAGCCAGCAGGAGCTAAGCGGCCTCCTTTCGGTCAGCAAATCTGCCACTACTCAAGCGGTGAAGAACATGATTGCAGCCGGATATGTCCGCAAGGAAGTCGATGCAATGGATAAGAGGGTGAGCCGACTTTACCTGACCGAAGAGGGGAAAGCGATTGCCCCTCGCATAAACGAAGTATTCGGAGAGCTGATCGATTTGCACCAAGAAGCATTCAGCGCCGAAGAGCGAAAACAGTTCGAACAGCTTATCACCAAACTTGTTGATGAGTTAAGAGAGAAGAAATCTGATATTTCCGCAAAAGAGTAA
- a CDS encoding DNA polymerase Y family protein, with protein sequence MDERIIMHSDMNTFYASVEQAEHPELRGRPVVVAGKEELRCGIVLTKSQEAKAYGIKTAEALWEARAKCPGLIVLPPDYPLYKKYSAMARDIYYQYTDLVEPFGLDESWLDVTGSVQLHGGSPRVIAEEISERIHAELGVTVSIGVSWNKIFAKFGSDFKKPDAITEITRENYRDVVWGAPVGELLYVGHATERKLAAYDVRTIGDLAHATDAYLTRRFGKIGLMLRTFARGEDATQVKTYDPTRRDVERTVKSYGNGLTAPHDILDAGDAKALIYLLSESVAQRLREDGMRARTIAIGVRDGDDLTSYTRQTKLPFPTAATRDVARTAWTLVLANERFDGTRPIRGLHVRATDLVAMSEPEQLSLFESKREVVERLDFAIDELRRRFGNLCVQRGAELADETLAGVDIKGENTVHPVGYLHS encoded by the coding sequence ATGGACGAGCGAATCATCATGCACAGCGACATGAACACGTTCTACGCGTCGGTCGAACAGGCGGAGCACCCGGAGCTTAGGGGCAGGCCCGTCGTCGTGGCGGGCAAGGAGGAGCTGCGCTGCGGCATCGTGCTCACCAAGAGCCAGGAGGCGAAGGCCTACGGCATCAAGACGGCCGAGGCGCTCTGGGAGGCGCGGGCGAAATGCCCCGGCCTTATCGTGCTGCCGCCCGACTACCCGCTCTACAAGAAGTACTCCGCCATGGCGCGCGACATCTACTACCAGTACACCGACCTCGTGGAGCCGTTCGGCCTCGACGAGAGCTGGCTCGACGTCACGGGCTCGGTGCAGCTGCACGGCGGGAGCCCCCGCGTGATCGCCGAGGAGATCAGCGAGCGCATACACGCCGAGCTCGGGGTGACCGTGTCCATCGGCGTGTCGTGGAACAAGATCTTCGCGAAGTTCGGCAGCGATTTCAAAAAGCCCGACGCCATAACCGAAATCACGCGCGAGAACTACCGCGACGTCGTATGGGGCGCGCCCGTCGGGGAGCTGCTCTACGTGGGGCACGCCACCGAGCGCAAGCTCGCCGCCTACGACGTGAGGACCATCGGCGATTTGGCCCACGCCACAGACGCCTACCTCACGCGGCGCTTCGGCAAGATCGGGCTCATGCTGCGCACGTTCGCCCGCGGCGAGGACGCAACGCAGGTGAAGACCTACGACCCTACGCGCAGAGATGTCGAGCGCACCGTGAAGAGCTACGGCAACGGCCTCACCGCTCCGCACGACATCCTCGACGCGGGCGACGCCAAGGCGCTCATCTACCTGCTCTCCGAATCGGTGGCGCAGCGTCTGCGCGAAGACGGCATGCGCGCCCGCACCATCGCCATCGGTGTGCGCGACGGCGATGACCTCACGAGCTACACGCGCCAGACCAAGCTGCCTTTCCCGACGGCCGCCACGCGCGACGTGGCGCGCACGGCCTGGACGCTCGTGCTCGCCAACGAGCGGTTCGACGGCACGCGCCCCATCCGCGGCCTCCACGTGCGCGCGACCGACCTCGTGGCGATGAGCGAACCCGAGCAGCTCTCGCTCTTCGAGTCCAAGCGCGAAGTCGTCGAACGCCTCGACTTCGCGATCGACGAGCTGAGGCGGCGCTTCGGCAACCTCTGCGTCCAGCGCGGCGCCGAGCTTGCCGACGAGACGCTTGCCGGCGTGGACATCAAGGGCGAGAACACCGTGCACCCGGTGGGCTACCTGCACTCGTAA
- a CDS encoding Abi family protein — MDKPFKTIDEQIELLNSRGLITDKRSRDILSREGYYCVVNGYKDLFIDKNAKSAAGGDDRFYKGVTFDHVYRLFEFDRDLRLRMFRYFARAEAVLKTACSYCFTERHQTECEPYLNKMLYRREDRYRRDIDALIRNFEKILTKDPSGTSARRRSYIDHYLNNHDEVPLWVLANFTSLGMIFKFFTFQKESMRNEIARYFSTLYETTHGVKKRFNPEQLRLAYDHIKDFRNICAHDERLYCARVSPSKDVSLSNVIDDLSDIMQVDEMVEMRTEVSRLILGVIRDTPSLISESLLKTMGFSSVKALIE; from the coding sequence ATGGACAAACCATTTAAGACAATCGACGAACAAATCGAATTACTCAACAGCAGAGGCTTGATTACCGACAAAAGAAGTCGAGATATTCTGAGCCGAGAAGGATATTACTGTGTCGTAAACGGCTACAAGGATCTCTTTATCGACAAAAATGCGAAGTCCGCCGCAGGCGGAGATGATCGTTTTTACAAAGGCGTAACCTTTGACCATGTTTACCGCCTTTTTGAATTCGACAGAGACCTGCGCCTGAGAATGTTTAGATACTTTGCCCGTGCTGAAGCAGTCTTGAAGACCGCATGTTCATATTGCTTTACAGAACGCCATCAAACCGAATGCGAACCGTACCTAAACAAAATGCTTTATCGAAGAGAGGATAGATATAGGCGCGATATCGACGCTCTGATACGGAATTTTGAGAAGATTCTCACCAAGGATCCTTCTGGCACCTCTGCGCGCAGACGATCTTACATAGATCATTACTTGAACAACCATGATGAGGTGCCGCTTTGGGTTCTCGCTAATTTTACGAGTCTAGGGATGATATTCAAGTTCTTCACCTTCCAAAAGGAATCCATGCGAAACGAAATAGCTCGGTACTTCTCAACGCTCTATGAAACCACACATGGCGTTAAGAAACGGTTCAACCCCGAGCAATTACGGCTCGCATACGACCACATCAAGGATTTCAGAAACATATGCGCCCACGATGAAAGGCTCTACTGCGCTCGCGTATCGCCATCGAAGGACGTTTCGCTCTCCAACGTGATCGATGACCTTTCCGACATTATGCAAGTTGACGAAATGGTTGAAATGAGAACGGAGGTGTCTCGGCTAATCCTTGGGGTTATTCGTGATACACCGTCGCTTATCTCCGAATCGCTTTTGAAAACGATGGGGTTCTCGTCGGTCAAGGCGCTTATCGAATAA
- a CDS encoding 4Fe-4S binding protein: MDAERFLRFLHEDIRECAFATIGGDGRPAIRIIDLMLHDRDSVYFLTARGKNFYRELTEQGFVAVTGQKGYRMVSLRGFVRQVEHELIDTMFEQNPDMAILYPGETRHVLEPFQLFAGKGEYLDLTVRPVVHETFAFGDDCIGEGGAPLARNADALPDEDRTAAVPSGSYFVTDLCTGCRSCLPACPQDCIVLSAESPKARIESDHCLRCGACAEICPHSAIERSA; encoded by the coding sequence ATGGATGCCGAGCGGTTTCTCCGATTTTTGCACGAGGACATACGGGAATGCGCGTTCGCAACAATCGGAGGCGACGGGCGCCCCGCCATCCGCATCATCGATCTCATGCTGCATGATCGCGATAGCGTGTACTTCCTCACGGCGCGGGGCAAGAACTTCTACCGCGAGCTTACCGAGCAGGGCTTCGTCGCGGTTACCGGGCAGAAGGGCTATCGCATGGTCTCGCTGCGCGGATTTGTCCGCCAGGTCGAACACGAGCTCATCGATACGATGTTCGAGCAGAACCCCGATATGGCCATCCTGTACCCCGGCGAAACCCGCCACGTGCTCGAACCCTTCCAGCTCTTTGCAGGCAAGGGAGAGTACCTCGATCTCACCGTGCGTCCCGTCGTTCACGAAACGTTCGCCTTCGGAGACGACTGCATCGGCGAAGGCGGCGCTCCCCTCGCGAGAAACGCCGATGCCCTCCCCGATGAAGACCGCACCGCAGCCGTCCCTTCGGGATCCTACTTCGTCACCGACCTGTGCACGGGATGCCGCTCGTGCCTCCCCGCATGCCCGCAGGACTGCATCGTCCTTTCCGCCGAATCGCCGAAAGCGCGCATCGAATCGGACCATTGCCTGCGTTGCGGCGCGTGCGCCGAAATCTGCCCGCACAGCGCAATCGAAAGGAGCGCGTAA
- a CDS encoding SIR2 family NAD-dependent protein deacylase: protein MDGFDYAARIERAQRALAAADKVIIGGGAGLSSAAGLEYGGSRFEKLFSPWIERYGIPDMYAGGFYPYATEEERWGYWARHILANRFEEPPLPLYAELLRLVEEKDFFVITTNVESQFEKTGFPARGIFEVQGNYGLIQCAKGCHDTLYHDEELVRMMAARTDGDLCIPSELVPACPVCGGPMEVHVRKDAFFVEDDTWHEASERYAAFVRSCAGTRTVLLELGVGFNTPGIIRYPFENIAYRNPENVTLIRLNRNHPSGADENRDRTVAFTEDMTRVIGDLREGAERP from the coding sequence ATGGACGGCTTTGACTACGCGGCTCGCATCGAACGGGCACAACGGGCACTCGCCGCCGCCGACAAAGTCATCATCGGGGGTGGAGCGGGACTTTCGAGCGCAGCTGGCCTCGAATACGGCGGAAGCAGGTTCGAGAAGCTGTTCTCCCCCTGGATCGAGCGCTACGGCATCCCCGACATGTACGCGGGAGGCTTCTACCCCTACGCTACCGAGGAAGAGCGTTGGGGGTACTGGGCCCGCCACATCCTTGCGAACCGCTTCGAGGAGCCGCCCCTTCCCCTCTACGCCGAGCTGCTCCGCCTCGTCGAAGAAAAGGATTTCTTCGTCATCACCACCAACGTCGAGAGCCAGTTTGAGAAGACGGGTTTTCCCGCAAGGGGCATCTTCGAGGTACAGGGGAACTACGGGCTCATCCAGTGCGCGAAAGGATGCCACGATACGCTGTATCATGACGAAGAGCTTGTTCGCATGATGGCCGCACGCACCGATGGCGACCTTTGCATCCCGAGCGAACTCGTGCCTGCGTGCCCCGTCTGCGGTGGCCCCATGGAGGTACACGTGCGCAAAGACGCCTTCTTCGTCGAGGATGATACCTGGCACGAGGCAAGCGAACGGTATGCGGCGTTCGTCCGATCATGCGCGGGCACGCGTACCGTTCTGCTCGAGCTCGGCGTGGGGTTCAACACGCCCGGCATTATCCGCTACCCCTTCGAGAACATAGCCTACCGAAACCCGGAGAACGTGACGCTTATCAGGCTGAATCGCAACCACCCGAGCGGTGCCGATGAGAACAGAGATCGTACCGTCGCTTTCACCGAGGACATGACCCGAGTGATCGGCGATCTTCGGGAAGGAGCCGAACGTCCATGA
- a CDS encoding protein-ADP-ribose hydrolase, which translates to MTEQSCEPEGMIELIEMLLAERADKRTVTVPGNPLDRWNLLRALMNTREPAPAPDDMLALQDNVLARIHALRETTHVSNLSHVPLDERMALWQGDITTLAADAIVNAANSKLLGCFVPGHRCIDNAIHTFAGMQLRLACNDIMSVRVRDEPVGTATVTSAFNLPAAHVIHTVGPFVFDAPTMSHVSELASCYASCLEAAAERGFASIAFCCISTGEFRFPHEQAAEIAVRSVKDFLATDTTLETVVFNVFTDEDRRIYERLLMV; encoded by the coding sequence ATGACCGAACAATCCTGCGAACCGGAAGGCATGATCGAACTTATAGAAATGCTACTTGCCGAGCGCGCCGATAAGCGTACCGTTACCGTCCCCGGAAACCCGCTCGATCGCTGGAACCTTCTACGCGCGCTTATGAACACGCGAGAGCCCGCGCCCGCGCCCGACGACATGCTCGCGCTGCAAGACAACGTACTCGCCCGGATTCACGCACTGCGCGAGACAACGCACGTCTCGAACCTTTCGCACGTACCTCTCGATGAACGGATGGCTCTTTGGCAAGGCGACATCACCACGCTTGCAGCCGATGCCATCGTCAACGCCGCAAACAGCAAGCTGCTCGGATGCTTCGTTCCCGGGCACCGCTGCATCGACAACGCGATCCACACGTTCGCCGGCATGCAGCTGCGACTTGCCTGTAACGACATCATGAGCGTGCGCGTGCGAGACGAACCCGTTGGTACCGCAACCGTCACATCCGCCTTCAACCTGCCCGCAGCCCATGTGATCCACACGGTGGGCCCCTTCGTCTTCGACGCGCCGACGATGAGCCACGTAAGCGAGCTCGCCTCGTGTTACGCTTCGTGCCTCGAAGCGGCTGCCGAACGGGGTTTCGCATCCATTGCGTTCTGCTGTATCTCGACAGGAGAGTTCCGTTTTCCGCATGAGCAAGCGGCCGAGATAGCCGTACGCAGCGTCAAGGACTTTCTTGCAACCGACACCACGCTTGAAACCGTGGTTTTCAACGTGTTCACAGATGAGGACCGTCGCATCTACGAGCGCTTGCTCATGGTATGA